In the Candidatus Afararchaeum irisae genome, ACGTCTATCTCTGTCATGCGTGTAGCTTACTACGTCGGACGTATGTATGAATCTGGTGGAAATTCGGGCGTGCGAGATAAAAGCCGTTTAATAACTCCGCGACTTTCGGTATATATGAAGCTCAAGGAGTCAGCATTCGACTTTGAACTCGACAGGGTCGTAAATGAGATAGAAGAAGAGGGATACGACAGAGTGGGTCTCCAGTTCCCACAGGGTCTCAAGAGACGCGCGACAGAGGTCGTGAGAGAGCTAAGGAAGAGAGCACCAGGGACTCGGTTTCTTATATCGGGAGACCCGTGTTACGGCGCGTGTGACCTCGACGAGTACCTCCTCAAACGCACCGACGTCCTCGTTCATTTTGGACATTCGCCCATACGTAACACAGACAGCGTGATCTATGTTGAGTCGCGTTCACACGCCGAGATAGAGCCGATAATAGACGAGAGCTTGGAGAAGATAGACGACGACAAGCCCGTCTGTCTCGTGACGACCGCACAGCACTCACACGTCTTCGGGGAGGCGCACGAGATAATAGAGGAGAGAGGCTACGACGTCGTGACACAGGAGGGTGACGACAGGCTCGAAAACGAGGGACAGGTACTCGGCTGTAACTACACCACTGTCGACCCCGACGCTCCTCAGGTACTCTACCTCGGCGGAGGCGACTTCCATCCCGTGGGTCTCGCTATGGATCACCCCGACAAGCTTCTCGTCGTCGCAGATCCCGTCAACAAGGAGGTCAGGGAGGTCGACGGGGAGAAGTTCATACGTCAGAGGTACGCCGCTATCGCACGTGCCGAAGACGCCGAGTCTTGGGGTGTCATACTCTCGACTAAGATAGGACAGAAGAGGGAGAGGGTAGCCGAGGAGATAGTCGAGAACCACGACGAGGCGTTCCTCATCACTATGAACGAGGTTACCCCCGACAGACTCCTACATTTCGACGCAGACGCCTACGTCAACACGGCGTGTCCACGTATAACTACTGACGACGGACCGAGGTACGACGAGCCGGTTCTCACGCCTATCGAGTTCGAGATCGCTGTCGGAGAAAGAGACTGGGACGACCTGAGGTTCGACACCTTCCACGGAGCCTTCTAGCTAGACGCCTTCCATCTCGCCGTGTTTGATCTTGGCGTTGTTGGGAGCCGCAGTCGTGAGATTCTTCTGTTTGAGACGTACCGTCTCACCGCTCTCGTATACGTATACCTTGAAGTAGTCGCCGTACTCGTTCTGTGTTATTATCCCCATGCTGCCGTTGTAACGGCTGTCGGGATCGTCAACCCGCACACGTGCACCATTTGACAGTGACATATGTTGACAGTGTACTGCGTGGAATATAATACTATCGGACAAAAAGAGTTAGATTACCTCTTGGCTCTGTACTCGCCGTGTTTGACGCCTATGGCGAGAGTTATGAGACCGTAGATCACCATAGACGGAAGAACCATCATCAGAACCGTGCTCGGTCTCATCATAGGTGCGGCTACGAGTCCTCCAACTCCGAGTGCCACTATCAGTACGAACAAGCCAGCTGTCTTAGTTAAGTCGAACTCCATGTGGTTAGACAGGGGATCTAGATACTTATACTGTCGGACAGACTCGAAGTGGAGTAACGTCTCTTGAGAGTCGTGAAGACGGGATCGGTCGACTACTTGACTCTCTCCTGAAGAACCGAGGGATGTGACGCCGTGACTCCTTCTATTCCCTCAATGCCCTCTGAGATTATGCCGTGGAGGCTCTGGTTGTCGCGCGCGACGACCTTCGCGAGTATGTCGTGGTCACCGCTGGTTATGTAGACGTCCCTGACGCCTTCGACGTCCTTTATCTCCTCCGAGACACGCAGAAGGCTGTCGCTCTCGGTGTCGATTCCGACGAGAGCAACCGTCCGACCGCTGACCTTATTAGGATCGACCTCCGCCGTGTATCCGGTTATAGCCCCCGTATCTTCGAGCCTCTCTATGTACTTACGCACCGTGGGCTCACTCACCCCCACCTTCTCGGCGATATCGCCGTACGAGGCGCGTGCGTTCTCCTCAAGCGCCTCTATTATCGCCTGTTCGGTGTCCGTAGAGTCGGTCACATTAAGTAGTACGTTCGTCTAATATAAAAAAACTCATAAATATACCAAAGAAACTTTTTTCTAAGCCTAAAGAGAGATGGAGTGTTCTAACTGTAGCCAGCCCGCGGTTCTGAGACAGGCGTACAGCGGCAAGCATCTGTGTGAGACGCATCTCTACGAGTCGGTCGAGAAACGCGTCAAGCAGAGGATACGTGAAGACGACATCCTACAGGGCGACGAGACGTGGGTCGTGGGTCTGAGCGGTGGAAAGGACTCGTCTGTTCTCCTCGACATAATCGCGCGTGTCTTCGACGACAACCCTTCTGTCGAGATAGTCGCTCTGACACTCGACGAGGGGATAGAGGGATACAGGGACGAGAGCGTCAAGGA is a window encoding:
- the dph2 gene encoding diphthamide biosynthesis enzyme Dph2, which produces MKLKESAFDFELDRVVNEIEEEGYDRVGLQFPQGLKRRATEVVRELRKRAPGTRFLISGDPCYGACDLDEYLLKRTDVLVHFGHSPIRNTDSVIYVESRSHAEIEPIIDESLEKIDDDKPVCLVTTAQHSHVFGEAHEIIEERGYDVVTQEGDDRLENEGQVLGCNYTTVDPDAPQVLYLGGGDFHPVGLAMDHPDKLLVVADPVNKEVREVDGEKFIRQRYAAIARAEDAESWGVILSTKIGQKRERVAEEIVENHDEAFLITMNEVTPDRLLHFDADAYVNTACPRITTDDGPRYDEPVLTPIEFEIAVGERDWDDLRFDTFHGAF
- a CDS encoding Lrp/AsnC family transcriptional regulator; the protein is MTDSTDTEQAIIEALEENARASYGDIAEKVGVSEPTVRKYIERLEDTGAITGYTAEVDPNKVSGRTVALVGIDTESDSLLRVSEEIKDVEGVRDVYITSGDHDILAKVVARDNQSLHGIISEGIEGIEGVTASHPSVLQERVK